Proteins from a genomic interval of Pogoniulus pusillus isolate bPogPus1 chromosome 30, bPogPus1.pri, whole genome shotgun sequence:
- the LOC135188863 gene encoding carbonic anhydrase 15-like, with translation MGTQGLGITFLTLPLVVRAATGGQWCYDSQDPKCGPSHWKELKATCGGDKQSPVNIDRRRLQRDSALGDILFERYDQAPPGKWRLANDGHTVMLSLASELASEHITISSGGLPGRYRALQLHFHWGSPAGNGSEHTLDGHQLPMELHIVHMNVKYQTLAEAKGHPNGLAVLGFFFQVSETPNTNYNTIVGGLRNVSSAGQSVDLASTFRLDTLLPPPSRLSGYYRYQGSLTTPDCSEVVIWTVFEEPVAIGREQLRAFVSTLHFPADGPRLLKMTNNFRPPQPLGGRKVFASRAATASGAPPGRGRCHLLFPLLLLALLVPFSPHP, from the exons ATGGGGACACAGGGGCTGGGGATAACTTTCCTGACTTTGCCTCTCGTCGTGCGAGCAGCCACGGGAG GGCAGTGGTGTTACGACTCGCAGGACCCCAAATGCG gaccCAGCCACTGGAAGGAGCTCAAAGCTACGTGCGGTGGTGACAAGCAGTCCCCCGTGAACATCGACAGGCGCCGGCTGCAGCGGGACAGCGCCCTGGGGGACATCCTCTTTGAGCGCTATGACCAGGCACCCCCCGGCAAGTGGAGGCTGGCAAATGATGGGCACACAG TGATGCTGAGCCTGGCGAGCGAGTTGGCATCGGAACACATCACCATCAGCAGCGGAGGCCTCCCCGGCAGGTACCGTGCGCTGCAGCTCCACTTCCACTGGGGCAGCCCAGCTGGGAATGGCTCTGAGCACACCCTCGATGGCCACCAACTCCCTATGGAG CTGCACATCGTCCACATGAATGTTAAGTACCAGACgttggcagaggccaaggggcaTCCCAACGGGCTGGCTGTCCTTGGCTTCTTCTTCCAG gtctctgaAACCCCTAACACCAACTATAACACCATCGTGGGGGGGCTGAGGAACGTCTCCAGCGCTG GGCAATCCGTGGATCTGGCCTCCACCTTCCGCCTGGAcacgctgctgccgccgcccaGCCGCCTCTCCGGGTACTACCGCTACCAGGGGTCCCTAACCACCCCCGACTGCAGCGAGGTTGTCATCTGGACCGTCTTCGAGGAGCCGGTGGCGATCGGACGGGAACAG CTGCGGGCGTTCGTCAGCACCCTCCACTTCCCGGCCGACGGCCCCAGGCTGCTGAAGATGACCAACAACTTCCGCCCACCGCAGCCCCTGGGCGGCAGGAAGGTCTTCGCCTCCcgggcagccacagccagcgGCGCCCCCCCGGGCCGCGGCCgctgccacctcctcttccccctgctcctcctggccctgctcgtCCCCTTCTCACCACACCCATAG